In Trichocoleus desertorum NBK24, the following are encoded in one genomic region:
- a CDS encoding heme-copper oxidase subunit III, whose protein sequence is MQGSTIDPSKAELNYHHQAEASEVSAHGVEHHDYRLLGVIVFLIAEGMIFLGLFTAYLTFRAVAPSWPPAGTPKLELLLPSINTVILIASSFVIHQADTAVKKDDVKGLRTWFGVTALMGAIFLCGQIYEYKHLEFGLTSNLFGSTFYVLTGFHGLHVCFGLLLMLGVLWRSLKPNHYSKEHHFGVEAAELYWHFVDVIWVLLFLLLYLL, encoded by the coding sequence ATGCAAGGTTCCACGATTGATCCGTCAAAAGCTGAGCTAAATTACCATCATCAAGCCGAAGCGTCAGAAGTTTCGGCGCATGGAGTTGAGCATCACGACTATCGCTTACTAGGTGTGATTGTGTTCCTGATTGCTGAGGGCATGATCTTCTTGGGCTTGTTTACGGCCTACCTCACCTTCCGGGCCGTAGCTCCCAGTTGGCCCCCCGCAGGGACACCCAAGTTGGAGTTACTTTTGCCTAGCATCAACACGGTCATTCTGATTGCTAGCAGTTTTGTCATCCACCAAGCAGATACCGCCGTTAAAAAAGACGACGTTAAGGGATTGCGGACTTGGTTTGGTGTCACCGCTTTGATGGGAGCCATCTTCTTGTGCGGTCAGATTTATGAGTACAAGCACTTAGAATTTGGCCTCACTTCAAACTTGTTTGGCAGCACCTTCTATGTGTTGACTGGCTTCCACGGTTTACACGTTTGCTTTGGCCTATTGCTAATGCTGGGTGTGCTGTGGCGATCGCTCAAGCCAAACCATTACTCGAAGGAGCATCACTTTGGCGTCGAAGCTGCCGAATTGTATTGGCACTTTGTTGACGTGATTTGGGTTTTGCTCTTTCTCCTGCTCTACTTGCTTTAA
- a CDS encoding heme A synthase, with amino-acid sequence MTDSVLPRHPELAPESSQLVQWLSRFVMRMAIATLLLMAIGSATRVMNAGLACPDWPLCYGELVPRQQMNLQVFLEWFHRLDAALLGLSSIALFGVTWWNRRQLPTWLPWAATLVVGLIVFQGALGGLTVTELLRFDIVTAHLGTALLYFTTLLVIRMALVPYQGTGTVGKLPWVSLSAAIFVYAQSILGALVGSQWALHQCLGTAQLCQVMNSHIAGVLPASLATIATVWLAWRTPALSPLLRQFANWIAGLLVLQVALGIATFRLHLQVEPLTVAHQAIGAALLGTLVAFTVVAWRDRSTIKAAEPTSSLSVQPSPSIHSEPA; translated from the coding sequence ATGACAGATTCTGTCTTACCTCGTCACCCTGAATTAGCGCCAGAGTCCTCCCAGCTAGTGCAATGGCTCTCGCGTTTTGTGATGCGGATGGCGATCGCGACGCTGCTGTTGATGGCAATTGGCAGTGCTACCCGGGTGATGAATGCTGGATTAGCCTGCCCTGACTGGCCCTTGTGCTATGGGGAGTTGGTGCCCCGCCAGCAGATGAATCTGCAAGTTTTCCTAGAGTGGTTCCACCGCTTAGATGCAGCCCTGCTGGGTTTGTCTTCGATCGCCTTATTTGGAGTTACTTGGTGGAATCGCCGCCAATTGCCAACTTGGTTGCCTTGGGCCGCCACGCTAGTTGTAGGCTTGATTGTGTTTCAAGGAGCCTTGGGAGGACTGACAGTCACTGAACTTCTGCGCTTCGACATTGTTACGGCTCACCTAGGAACGGCATTGCTATATTTCACGACCTTGCTCGTGATCCGCATGGCGTTGGTTCCTTATCAAGGCACTGGCACGGTTGGAAAGCTACCCTGGGTCAGTCTGAGCGCGGCTATCTTTGTTTATGCTCAAAGCATTTTAGGGGCGCTAGTTGGCTCGCAGTGGGCGTTACACCAATGCTTAGGAACCGCTCAACTCTGCCAAGTGATGAATAGCCATATTGCTGGAGTGCTGCCAGCTAGCTTAGCGACGATCGCAACTGTCTGGTTGGCTTGGCGAACTCCTGCCCTAAGCCCACTTCTGCGCCAGTTTGCCAACTGGATTGCAGGTCTGCTGGTGTTGCAAGTTGCCTTGGGGATCGCTACATTTCGTTTACACCTTCAGGTGGAACCGCTAACCGTGGCTCACCAAGCGATTGGTGCGGCTTTACTCGGAACCTTAGTGGCATTCACCGTGGTAGCTTGGCGCGATCGCTCCACGATTAAAGCGGCTGAGCCGACCTCTAGTTTGTCGGTGCAACCCTCGCCTAGCATTCACTCTGAACCTGCCTAG
- a CDS encoding bifunctional serine/threonine-protein kinase/ABC transporter substrate-binding protein — MLGRLLGARYKVIQALGSGGFGQTYIAEDMQRPGNPPCVLKHLNFSTHHSQVLQQVRRLFYAEAETLEKLGKHHDQIPQLLAYFEEEQEFYLVQEFIPGNPLSVELPGGTKLSEAQVIGILEDVLGVLAYVHSQGVIHRDIKPDNLIRRQQDGKLVLIDFGAVKTITNQVVETTGQTQLSVPIYTSGYGASEQCLGKPQFSSDIYALGVIAIQALTGMRPSQFPLDPESSEIVWHDQARVSLHLRNIIDKMVRYHFSQRYQSAIAVLQDLHQIADAPVATSDPVKPAATPIVAPTVNPIRPVKSERFRRLWPVLLGVGVAAIASFGVAALLKKPLLQPFIDAAVETPTETLNPLTSSDSAIATTNMSWGEKILTPGVAPPTKQKGVDAFAASAYPQAVIALEAARQAERSDPETLIYLNNARIGATPAHAIAVAVPLGDTLYSSLEILRGVAHAQTQVNQKGGINGVPLKVAIANDSNQAELAEAIATTLVNRSEVLGVVGHGTSDTTLAAGQVYQAGELAMVAPVSSAVQLSTLGDYIFRVMPSDRFTARALCNYMLTQLQKKRVAIFFSSGSSYSESLSSEFKNALFYGNQGQVVAEFDLAGPDFNAYETVEQAIKKKAEVIMLAAPSQVSDRALQVVQMNRRRLPVLAGDSIYTKKTLQVGGEAAVGMVVAVPSNVLGNTRLPFQQQAQKLWGHEIDWRTALAYDSTQTLVAGIQRDPSRRGVRQTLETPNFAATGALGAVSFSPTGDREGVVQLVQVAPASKQQPQVYRFKPIN, encoded by the coding sequence ATGCTAGGAAGACTGTTAGGGGCACGCTACAAAGTTATACAAGCTCTAGGCTCAGGCGGGTTTGGTCAGACCTACATTGCAGAGGACATGCAGCGACCTGGAAATCCTCCCTGCGTGCTAAAACACCTCAATTTTTCGACACATCATTCCCAGGTTTTGCAGCAAGTGAGGCGCTTGTTTTATGCAGAAGCAGAAACTTTAGAAAAGCTAGGGAAACACCATGACCAAATTCCTCAACTGCTGGCTTATTTTGAGGAAGAGCAAGAATTTTATTTAGTGCAAGAATTTATACCTGGAAATCCTTTAAGTGTGGAATTACCTGGGGGCACTAAGTTATCAGAAGCCCAAGTCATTGGCATCTTGGAAGATGTTTTAGGAGTCTTAGCTTACGTCCACTCTCAAGGGGTCATTCACCGAGATATCAAGCCAGATAACTTGATCAGGCGACAGCAGGACGGCAAATTAGTTTTGATTGATTTTGGTGCTGTCAAAACCATTACCAACCAAGTGGTCGAAACGACAGGCCAAACCCAGTTAAGCGTACCGATTTACACCTCTGGTTACGGAGCTAGTGAGCAATGTTTAGGGAAGCCTCAATTTAGCAGCGACATTTATGCGTTAGGCGTGATTGCGATTCAAGCCCTAACGGGAATGCGGCCTTCCCAGTTTCCTCTCGACCCAGAAAGTAGTGAAATCGTTTGGCACGATCAAGCTCGTGTCAGTCTTCATTTGAGAAACATCATTGACAAGATGGTGCGCTATCACTTCAGTCAGCGTTACCAATCGGCGATCGCAGTTTTACAAGACCTCCACCAAATTGCTGATGCACCTGTTGCTACAAGCGATCCGGTTAAACCTGCGGCAACTCCGATCGTAGCTCCCACCGTAAATCCCATCAGACCTGTTAAAAGCGAGCGCTTTCGTCGGCTATGGCCCGTTTTATTGGGAGTTGGGGTTGCTGCAATTGCTAGCTTTGGGGTCGCAGCTCTGTTGAAAAAGCCTTTACTTCAACCTTTCATCGATGCGGCTGTAGAAACACCCACAGAAACTCTCAACCCACTAACTAGCTCCGATTCAGCGATCGCAACCACTAATATGAGCTGGGGCGAGAAAATTTTGACACCGGGAGTCGCCCCACCTACTAAACAGAAGGGAGTGGATGCGTTCGCCGCCAGTGCGTATCCTCAAGCAGTGATAGCTCTAGAAGCCGCACGTCAGGCAGAGCGTAGCGACCCCGAAACCCTGATCTATCTCAACAATGCTCGAATTGGGGCAACTCCTGCTCATGCGATCGCAGTGGCTGTTCCTCTAGGCGACACCCTTTACTCGTCCTTAGAAATTTTACGAGGGGTAGCCCACGCTCAAACCCAGGTAAACCAGAAGGGAGGGATTAATGGCGTACCACTCAAAGTTGCGATCGCCAATGACAGCAATCAAGCTGAGCTAGCTGAAGCCATTGCCACTACTTTAGTCAACCGCTCCGAAGTTCTAGGAGTTGTGGGGCATGGCACCAGCGATACGACTCTAGCGGCGGGTCAGGTTTACCAAGCAGGGGAATTAGCCATGGTGGCCCCAGTCAGTTCTGCCGTTCAACTTTCGACGCTGGGCGACTATATTTTTCGGGTGATGCCCAGCGATCGCTTCACCGCCCGTGCCCTCTGCAACTACATGCTGACTCAGCTACAAAAGAAGCGAGTCGCGATCTTTTTCAGCTCTGGGAGTAGCTACAGCGAATCCTTAAGCAGTGAGTTTAAGAATGCTTTATTTTACGGAAATCAAGGCCAGGTCGTAGCGGAATTTGATTTGGCTGGCCCTGACTTCAACGCTTACGAAACAGTTGAGCAAGCGATTAAGAAAAAAGCAGAGGTGATTATGCTAGCCGCCCCCAGTCAGGTGAGCGATCGCGCCTTGCAGGTGGTACAAATGAACCGCAGACGGCTTCCCGTTCTAGCCGGGGACAGCATCTATACCAAGAAGACTTTACAAGTGGGGGGAGAGGCAGCAGTCGGCATGGTTGTGGCGGTTCCTTCCAATGTTTTGGGGAATACTCGCCTACCCTTTCAACAGCAAGCCCAGAAGCTATGGGGGCATGAGATCGACTGGCGCACGGCTCTTGCCTACGACTCAACCCAGACTTTGGTCGCAGGAATCCAACGCGACCCTTCTCGTCGCGGAGTTAGACAGACTTTAGAAACACCGAATTTTGCTGCAACTGGTGCTCTAGGTGCCGTGTCCTTTTCCCCGACAGGCGATCGCGAAGGGGTAGTGCAGCTAGTTCAGGTCGCGCCCGCTTCTAAACAACAACCTCAGGTTTATCGGTTCAAGCCCATCAACTAG
- a CDS encoding heme o synthase: MQETLWTQAPRRNQNLVQVIQSYYQLTKPRIILLLLITTAGGMWIAAEGQVNPLLLLVTLTGGALAAASANTINCLYDRDIDYVMERTRHRPLPSGRVQPRDALIFAIALASVSFSLLVVFANLLSALLAMSGIVVYVLVYTHWLKRHSTQNIVIGGAAGAIPPLVGWAAVTGDLSWAAWVLFAIVFFWTPPHFWALALMIRKDYASVGVPMLPVVAGEAETARQIWWYTLLLIPVTLLLVYPLHVMGAVYAAVALLLGSVFAQKAWQLIKAPADLDQARSLFKYSILYLMLLCAGMVLDSLPLTHQLLSFCTENLQSLISAIPMLQGLTV, from the coding sequence ATGCAAGAAACGCTTTGGACTCAAGCCCCCCGCCGAAACCAAAACTTAGTTCAAGTTATTCAGAGCTATTACCAACTCACTAAACCCCGCATTATCCTGCTGCTGCTGATTACCACCGCAGGTGGAATGTGGATTGCGGCAGAAGGCCAAGTGAATCCGCTGTTGCTGCTGGTGACGTTGACCGGGGGTGCTCTGGCTGCGGCCTCTGCCAACACCATCAACTGTTTATACGATCGCGACATTGACTATGTAATGGAGCGGACACGGCATCGCCCTCTGCCTTCGGGTCGGGTGCAGCCTCGTGACGCGCTGATTTTTGCGATCGCCCTGGCTTCAGTTTCCTTTTCTTTATTGGTGGTCTTTGCCAATTTGCTCAGCGCTTTGCTGGCGATGTCGGGCATTGTGGTCTATGTCTTGGTCTATACCCACTGGCTCAAACGGCATAGTACCCAGAATATTGTGATTGGCGGCGCGGCTGGGGCAATTCCACCGTTAGTCGGTTGGGCAGCGGTGACAGGTGATTTAAGTTGGGCGGCTTGGGTGTTGTTTGCGATTGTCTTTTTCTGGACGCCACCGCACTTTTGGGCTTTGGCGCTAATGATTCGTAAAGACTACGCCAGTGTAGGGGTGCCCATGTTGCCTGTGGTCGCGGGAGAAGCAGAAACGGCGCGGCAAATTTGGTGGTATACCTTGCTCTTGATCCCCGTGACCCTTTTGTTGGTGTATCCCTTACATGTGATGGGAGCGGTGTATGCTGCTGTAGCCTTGCTATTGGGCAGTGTCTTTGCTCAGAAAGCATGGCAACTGATAAAAGCTCCGGCTGACTTAGATCAGGCGCGATCGCTGTTTAAGTATTCCATTCTCTATCTGATGTTGCTCTGCGCTGGCATGGTACTAGATAGTCTGCCTTTGACCCATCAATTGTTGAGCTTTTGTACCGAGAATCTCCAGTCTTTAATCAGTGCAATTCCAATGCTGCAAGGCCTAACTGTTTAG
- a CDS encoding cytochrome c oxidase subunit II produces MKIPSAISAMIAGILLTLASVWYGQNHDLLPIAASEEAPLVDGLFNVMMTIGTGIFLLVQGVLIISIIRFRRREGDDTDGPPIHGNIPLEILWTAIPAIIVLGISVYSFEVYLREGGVDPMNHAAAHAPKAERMAQMPGAAIAATLTDTPATENRNQLEQEQALQDPATAAVRNETIPQRKDAPGEGVTAGRVGPTPDKQGKAPEMVVNVTGLQFAWIFTYPDSGVVAAELHVPTGREVKLNISANDVIHAFWVPEFRLKQDAVPGLQSELRFTPTRIGEYPLICAELCGAYHGAMKTKVLVQAPQDFDNWIQSQRVAAAEDLTQAIAANPADLSTDEFLAPYTQDLGISAAALQELPHSMHQMHHEDTVSSTAS; encoded by the coding sequence GTGAAAATTCCCAGCGCTATTTCAGCCATGATTGCTGGCATCCTACTGACACTTGCGAGTGTTTGGTACGGCCAAAATCATGATTTGTTACCGATTGCAGCTTCTGAAGAAGCTCCTCTGGTAGACGGACTCTTCAATGTCATGATGACTATCGGAACTGGCATTTTCTTGCTGGTTCAGGGAGTCCTGATTATTTCCATCATTCGATTCCGTCGTCGTGAGGGAGACGACACAGATGGGCCTCCCATCCACGGCAACATCCCCCTCGAAATTCTTTGGACTGCGATCCCCGCCATCATTGTTTTGGGTATTTCGGTCTATAGCTTCGAAGTTTATCTGCGTGAAGGCGGCGTTGATCCCATGAATCACGCGGCTGCCCACGCCCCCAAGGCAGAACGGATGGCTCAAATGCCGGGAGCGGCGATCGCGGCCACCCTTACCGATACACCTGCCACCGAAAATCGCAATCAACTGGAACAAGAGCAAGCACTGCAAGATCCAGCCACGGCTGCGGTTCGGAATGAAACCATTCCACAACGCAAGGATGCTCCGGGTGAAGGCGTTACCGCAGGTCGGGTAGGGCCAACGCCTGACAAACAGGGTAAGGCACCTGAAATGGTCGTGAATGTCACAGGCTTGCAATTTGCCTGGATCTTTACTTACCCAGACAGCGGCGTGGTTGCGGCAGAATTACATGTCCCCACGGGTCGCGAGGTCAAACTCAATATTTCGGCCAATGATGTGATTCATGCCTTCTGGGTACCAGAGTTTCGCCTGAAGCAAGATGCAGTCCCTGGTCTACAAAGTGAACTGCGCTTTACACCCACCAGAATCGGAGAATATCCGCTCATCTGTGCCGAGCTTTGCGGTGCCTACCACGGTGCGATGAAGACTAAAGTTTTAGTTCAAGCGCCCCAAGATTTTGACAATTGGATTCAAAGTCAAAGGGTGGCGGCAGCGGAAGACTTAACTCAGGCGATCGCGGCTAACCCAGCCGATCTATCTACTGATGAATTTTTAGCGCCTTACACCCAAGATTTAGGCATCAGCGCAGCAGCACTTCAGGAACTTCCCCATAGCATGCACCAGATGCATCATGAGGATACTGTCAGCAGTACTGCCAGCTAA
- a CDS encoding ABC transporter ATP-binding protein gives MPPAVLIQHLQKHYGQVEAVKDVSFQVEPGEIFGLLGPNGAGKTTTIRCLCTLAQPDAGKVEVSGVSVTENPRAARQLLGYVAQEVALDKVLTGRELLQLQAALYHLPRTIAKERIATAIELLGLAEWADKKTGTYSGGLRKRLDLAAGLLHQPDVLVLDEPTVGLDIESRVAVWNFLRQLRAAGTAVLITSHYLEEIDALADRVAIIDRGLVIAAGTPSALKDQVGGDRITLRIREFTPPEEAEKARAMLESLPTVQEVIINSAQGNSLNLVVASQSEALTTVQQALKEAGLPTFGIAQARPSLDDVYLAATGRTLVDAELAAAGSRDPKAERKQNMR, from the coding sequence ATGCCTCCCGCTGTTCTGATTCAACATCTCCAGAAGCACTACGGTCAGGTTGAAGCGGTTAAAGACGTTTCGTTTCAGGTAGAACCAGGAGAAATTTTTGGCCTCCTAGGACCGAATGGTGCAGGTAAAACCACTACGATTCGCTGTCTTTGCACCCTGGCGCAACCGGATGCTGGCAAGGTCGAGGTGTCTGGTGTTTCAGTGACTGAAAATCCTAGGGCAGCTCGACAGTTGCTGGGCTACGTAGCTCAAGAAGTGGCACTGGATAAAGTTCTAACTGGACGGGAACTGCTGCAACTACAAGCGGCGCTGTATCATTTGCCTCGGACGATCGCCAAAGAACGAATTGCTACAGCGATCGAATTACTGGGCTTGGCAGAGTGGGCCGATAAAAAGACAGGCACCTATTCAGGCGGACTCCGGAAGCGGCTAGATTTGGCAGCGGGTTTACTGCACCAGCCGGATGTTTTGGTTTTGGATGAGCCGACGGTAGGCTTGGATATTGAGAGTCGTGTCGCAGTCTGGAACTTTCTACGTCAGTTACGAGCCGCAGGAACCGCAGTGCTTATCACTAGCCATTACTTAGAAGAGATTGATGCCTTAGCCGATCGCGTTGCCATTATCGATCGCGGGTTGGTGATTGCAGCGGGTACACCGTCGGCTCTCAAGGATCAAGTTGGGGGCGATCGCATTACCTTAAGAATTCGAGAGTTTACGCCCCCTGAAGAAGCCGAAAAAGCCAGAGCAATGTTAGAAAGCCTGCCGACGGTGCAGGAAGTAATCATTAATAGTGCTCAGGGCAATTCCCTCAATCTAGTAGTAGCGTCCCAAAGTGAAGCTCTCACGACGGTACAGCAAGCCCTCAAAGAGGCGGGTCTACCCACCTTTGGCATTGCTCAAGCCCGCCCCAGCTTAGATGATGTCTACCTCGCTGCTACAGGTCGCACTTTGGTAGATGCAGAACTCGCAGCGGCAGGGAGCCGTGATCCCAAAGCCGAACGCAAACAAAATATGCGTTGA
- the ctaD gene encoding cytochrome c oxidase subunit I: MTQAQLQETANIAAHGSEPKVTHWREYFGFSTDHKVIGIQYLVTTFIFYLIGGVLATAVRTELATPEVDFVSREVYNSLFTVHATIMIFLWIVPAGTGGFGNFLVPLLIGARDMAFPRLNAIAFWIIPPAGLLLLSSFLVGAPGSGWTSYPPLSTMAAGKAGEAIWIMSVLLLGTSSILAAVNFIVTIVKMRTPGMGYNQMPLFCWAMLATSALALIATPVLAGALILLAFDLLAGTAFFNPTGGGDPIVYQHLFWFYSHPAVYIMILPFFGMISEILPVHARKPIFGYKAIAYSSLAISFLGLIVWAHHMFTSGTPAWLRMFFMITTMVIAVPTGIKVFSWLATIWGGKLRLNSAMLFAMGFVSMFVIGGISGVMVAAVPFDIHVHDTYFVVAHLHYVLFGGSVFGIYAGFYHWFPKMTGRMLNETWGKIHFAMMLVGFNITFMPMHKLGMEGMNRRIAEYDPKFATLNLICSVGAYLLALSTIPFIVNACWSWIAGPKAPDNPWQGLTLEWMTTSPPPVENFESDPVLATGPYDYGMGSRATQVDVPFSDARDPALSAGPSSALRAEPDPAVAVHPDDRQGESHNR; this comes from the coding sequence ATGACACAAGCACAGCTTCAAGAAACTGCCAACATCGCCGCCCACGGTTCCGAGCCTAAAGTAACCCATTGGCGCGAGTATTTTGGCTTTAGTACTGACCACAAGGTGATTGGGATTCAGTACCTGGTCACTACGTTTATCTTCTATTTAATTGGTGGTGTCTTGGCGACTGCCGTCCGCACCGAATTGGCAACGCCAGAGGTTGATTTTGTTAGCCGTGAGGTTTACAACAGCTTATTTACAGTCCACGCCACGATCATGATCTTTTTGTGGATCGTGCCTGCGGGGACGGGTGGCTTTGGCAACTTCTTGGTGCCTCTACTGATTGGGGCCAGAGACATGGCCTTTCCCCGGCTAAACGCGATCGCCTTCTGGATCATTCCGCCCGCAGGCTTGTTACTGCTTAGTAGCTTTCTAGTGGGGGCACCAGGTTCAGGTTGGACTTCTTATCCACCTCTGAGCACCATGGCTGCTGGCAAGGCTGGAGAAGCGATCTGGATCATGAGCGTGTTGCTGCTTGGAACCTCTTCGATCTTGGCGGCGGTCAACTTCATCGTCACGATTGTGAAGATGCGGACTCCCGGCATGGGCTATAACCAGATGCCGTTGTTTTGCTGGGCGATGCTCGCGACTTCAGCCTTAGCACTGATTGCGACTCCAGTTCTAGCAGGCGCACTGATTCTCTTAGCCTTTGATTTGCTGGCAGGTACGGCATTTTTTAACCCCACGGGTGGCGGTGACCCGATTGTTTACCAGCACTTGTTCTGGTTTTACTCGCACCCCGCCGTTTACATTATGATCTTGCCTTTCTTTGGCATGATCTCAGAGATTTTGCCTGTCCATGCTCGCAAGCCCATCTTTGGCTATAAGGCGATCGCTTACTCCAGCTTAGCGATCAGCTTTTTGGGCCTGATCGTGTGGGCACACCACATGTTCACCAGTGGCACCCCCGCTTGGCTGCGCATGTTCTTCATGATCACGACAATGGTGATCGCGGTTCCCACCGGGATCAAGGTGTTCAGTTGGCTGGCTACTATTTGGGGCGGCAAGCTACGGCTCAACAGCGCCATGCTGTTTGCAATGGGCTTTGTCTCCATGTTTGTGATCGGTGGCATCAGCGGCGTCATGGTGGCGGCTGTCCCCTTTGATATTCATGTTCACGACACCTACTTTGTCGTCGCCCACCTGCACTACGTCCTATTTGGCGGCAGCGTTTTTGGCATCTACGCTGGCTTCTATCACTGGTTCCCCAAAATGACGGGGCGGATGCTGAATGAAACCTGGGGCAAAATTCACTTTGCCATGATGTTGGTTGGCTTCAACATTACTTTCATGCCCATGCACAAGCTAGGGATGGAAGGGATGAACCGACGCATTGCTGAGTATGATCCCAAGTTCGCTACCCTGAACTTAATTTGTTCGGTCGGTGCTTATTTGCTGGCTCTCTCTACCATTCCCTTCATTGTGAATGCTTGCTGGAGTTGGATAGCCGGTCCCAAAGCACCAGACAACCCCTGGCAAGGTCTCACCTTAGAGTGGATGACGACTTCCCCACCTCCTGTGGAAAACTTTGAGAGTGATCCCGTCTTGGCTACAGGCCCGTATGACTATGGCATGGGCAGTCGCGCCACTCAGGTAGATGTGCCCTTCTCGGATGCTCGCGATCCAGCTTTATCGGCGGGTCCTAGTTCCGCGCTCAGAGCTGAGCCTGATCCGGCGGTTGCGGTTCATCCTGACGATCGCCAAGGCGAAAGCCATAACCGCTGA
- a CDS encoding ABC transporter permease, with protein MSRSVTPPKPSVPSENAALPSHAVGLAAKTALPQTSALSDFVQETLALTRRLFIQLQRRPSTLIAGIIQPLMWLVLFGALFQNVPQGLFGDSQSYGQFLGAGIIVFTAFGGALNAGLPVMFDREFGFLNRLLVAPLASRFSIVVASAIFITTLSLIQTAVIVSAIAFLGAGLPNLLGLGVVTLIVFALVLGVTGLSLGLAFALPGHVELIAVIFVTNLPLLFASTALAPLSFMPRWLQVVATLNPLSYAIEPIRYLYLHNDWALNSVVMQAPWGAVSLGGALLVLLAFDLVALLSIQPLLRRTFA; from the coding sequence ATGAGCCGTAGTGTAACTCCCCCGAAACCCAGCGTCCCTTCTGAAAATGCAGCTCTACCTAGCCATGCCGTTGGACTCGCTGCAAAAACCGCATTGCCTCAGACCAGCGCTTTGAGTGACTTTGTTCAAGAAACTTTAGCGCTCACCCGTCGCCTATTTATTCAGTTGCAACGTCGTCCCTCTACATTGATTGCTGGCATTATTCAGCCGTTGATGTGGCTGGTTTTGTTTGGCGCTTTGTTTCAAAATGTGCCGCAGGGTTTGTTTGGGGATAGCCAGAGTTATGGTCAGTTTTTAGGTGCGGGCATTATTGTCTTCACGGCTTTTGGTGGGGCGCTGAATGCAGGTCTGCCTGTGATGTTCGATCGCGAGTTTGGTTTCTTAAATCGTCTGTTAGTGGCACCGCTGGCTTCTCGCTTCTCCATTGTGGTGGCCTCAGCGATTTTCATCACCACGCTCAGCTTGATTCAGACAGCAGTGATTGTCAGCGCGATCGCATTTCTAGGCGCTGGTCTACCTAATCTCCTCGGTTTGGGTGTTGTCACTTTAATTGTGTTTGCTCTCGTCTTGGGAGTCACAGGCTTGAGCTTAGGTTTGGCCTTTGCTTTGCCCGGACACGTCGAACTGATTGCCGTGATTTTTGTCACCAATTTACCGCTGTTGTTTGCCAGCACTGCGCTTGCGCCTCTGTCTTTTATGCCGCGCTGGTTACAAGTGGTAGCGACGCTCAATCCCCTGAGCTACGCGATCGAGCCAATTCGCTATCTCTATTTACACAACGACTGGGCCTTAAACAGTGTGGTGATGCAAGCGCCTTGGGGAGCAGTCAGTTTAGGCGGAGCACTCTTGGTTCTTTTGGCGTTTGATCTCGTCGCGCTGTTGAGCATTCAGCCTTTACTGCGTCGTACATTCGCCTAA
- a CDS encoding glycosyltransferase family 2 protein, with protein sequence MFASSDNPELSIVIPFYNEALNIDHLFERLLSVLDQLQVQYEVICINDGSQDDTLKYLVKHHQRRPEIKVINLSRNFGKEVALTAGLDFSQGAAVVPIDADLQDPPELIGDLMAKWREGYDVVFATRRSRQGESWIKRWTADVFYRLIGRMSQVPIPRNTGDFRLLDRRVIDALKQMPERTRFMKGLFAWVGFKQAAVFYDRPQRYKGTTTWNYWRLWNFAVDGITSFSFLPLKVWSYLGLSLSIPSFCYATFLVVRTLIFGIDVPGYASLMVVVLFLGGIQLITLGIIGEYLGRVYEEVKRRPLYLVREAYGFKTTNPE encoded by the coding sequence ATGTTTGCAAGTTCAGACAATCCTGAACTCTCTATCGTTATTCCTTTTTATAACGAGGCGCTCAACATTGATCACCTGTTTGAGCGGTTACTCTCGGTACTCGATCAACTCCAAGTTCAGTACGAAGTTATTTGCATTAATGATGGCAGTCAAGATGACACGCTAAAGTACTTAGTGAAGCATCACCAGCGTCGGCCTGAAATTAAGGTGATTAACTTATCCCGTAATTTTGGCAAGGAAGTGGCCCTCACCGCAGGTCTAGATTTTAGCCAAGGGGCCGCTGTCGTTCCCATTGATGCTGATTTACAAGATCCGCCCGAATTAATTGGAGATTTGATGGCAAAGTGGCGGGAAGGCTACGATGTTGTATTTGCAACACGGCGATCGCGACAGGGAGAAAGTTGGATCAAGCGCTGGACTGCGGATGTGTTTTATCGCCTTATCGGACGCATGAGCCAAGTCCCGATTCCTCGAAACACCGGAGACTTCCGCTTACTCGATCGCCGTGTCATTGATGCCCTCAAGCAAATGCCAGAAAGAACTCGCTTCATGAAAGGGCTATTTGCTTGGGTCGGATTCAAACAAGCAGCGGTGTTTTACGATCGCCCCCAACGCTACAAAGGCACAACAACCTGGAATTACTGGCGCTTGTGGAACTTTGCCGTAGATGGCATTACTTCTTTTAGCTTCCTACCCTTAAAAGTTTGGAGCTATTTGGGTCTATCTCTCTCCATTCCCTCATTTTGCTACGCTACTTTTCTGGTTGTGCGGACTTTAATCTTCGGGATCGATGTACCTGGTTATGCCTCCTTAATGGTGGTTGTCTTATTTTTAGGTGGCATCCAACTAATCACGCTCGGCATCATTGGTGAATACTTAGGTCGAGTTTACGAAGAAGTCAAGCGAAGACCACTTTATTTAGTCCGAGAAGCCTATGGCTTTAAGACCACTAATCCCGAATAG